The proteins below are encoded in one region of Candidatus Woesearchaeota archaeon:
- a CDS encoding methyltransferase domain-containing protein, with product MDNKIKTVINLNKGHLKFYACLKYLVTPFSELDSRIPKKCRLLDIGCGYGVYSIYFALKSERRTISGIDKNPKKINYADKISKGCRNVNFNVLDLDKNYALPEADVYLINDVLHHINNMSKEILLKKISDKMKKNNILLIKEMHSGSKIKFFLNCINDKIMTFNKKLYFIEKERLLSSFKKLGLKVRHYKLNNYIFPHIIYICKK from the coding sequence ATGGACAATAAAATAAAGACTGTAATTAATCTCAATAAAGGACATCTGAAATTCTATGCTTGCCTTAAATATTTGGTTACGCCATTCTCAGAATTAGATAGCCGTATCCCGAAAAAATGCCGGTTGCTTGATATCGGCTGCGGCTATGGTGTCTACAGTATTTACTTTGCCTTAAAGTCAGAGAGAAGAACAATATCCGGAATCGACAAAAACCCTAAAAAAATTAATTATGCTGATAAAATTTCCAAAGGCTGCAGAAACGTCAATTTCAATGTTCTGGATTTGGATAAGAATTATGCACTGCCTGAAGCAGATGTATACCTGATAAATGACGTCCTTCATCACATCAATAACATGAGCAAGGAAATTTTGTTAAAGAAAATCAGCGATAAAATGAAAAAAAATAATATCCTGCTGATTAAGGAGATGCATTCCGGTAGTAAGATAAAATTTTTTTTGAATTGCATAAATGATAAGATCATGACATTCAATAAAAAACTGTATTTTATAGAAAAGGAAAGGCTTTTGAGCAGCTTTAAAAAGCTGGGATTAAAAGTTAGGCATTATAAGCTGAATAATTATATTTTCCCCCATATAATTTATATCTGTAAAAAATGA